The Kryptolebias marmoratus isolate JLee-2015 linkage group LG1, ASM164957v2, whole genome shotgun sequence sequence AATGGCAAATCCTAAGAGGTTAAAAATAAGCCAACTGGCCTTTTTTCTGTTGaagttttgcttctcatccaggGAGTTTTctcaaatgaaatgaaaagtgtggagcttgaagcttttaaactgcagtgaGGTGATCCGTTTGTGCAGAAAACTTAAAAGCCTCACGTTTCTTCTGAATTAGAAAAAGTTCCTCGGATGAGGAGTGAAGACTCTTCAACTAGcagaaaaaaagtccagttgccttgTTTATAAACtctttgtctaaaaaaaacccatcccCAGCTGGCTTTTAAAGCTTCTAGCTTCTGCTCAACTCAGCAATACACTTCATTAAATCgttaaaaaccaaacacttgCAGAGCGTCTCCTAAAGACTTCCAGACACTGCCACAGATCAGTGAGGTGTTTTAATGGTCAGCGGGACTCACTTGTCTCTTCCTGGCCTGAGTTTAACCTGGAAGACGGCGATGACGGGGCGGTGGTCTGAAGTCTTGACGCTCGAGCAGCTGTTGTATTTCAGCACTGTGATGTCGTTGGCCTGCCTGCTCCTGAACAGGATCCTGTCCTGTCAACACAAAAAGTTTAACCCAACCAGTCagacagaacagctgaaaggtTGGCGAATTTGACCAGGAGCAGCGTCTGATTGTCCTCATTCTTACTGTGTATGAAGGTGTTCTCTGTTTAGACGTGGTATCGTAGGTATCGCAGCCGATGTCAAATTTATACGTAGGGAAGAAGTGTATCGGTGGCTCTTGGAAACCTTTGAAGATTGAACCTGCAGACGagtaaaaattcaaacaaacaaactgacttcAGTTTGAAGGTTTAGCTTCATCCGTACATACCATCTTTCATTTCCTTGGAGAGCTGGTCGTGGTCCAGCAGGAGGCTCACGTCGCCGCCAGCTGCCTGCTTCATGATGCTTTCCACGCCAGCCCGATCCTTGCTCAGCCGAAAGTTAAAATCTCCAAACCAGAAGACCTGATCAAACTTTGTGGTGGCATCAGCTGCAGGTCAGTGTTTAAGAAGGAATAACAGACGACGAGTTAATTTAACACAACCATCACAATCATTTTAATCCTTCACGTCTCTCATGTAAAGTAATTAAAGAAACAAGGACTTACATGGGCTTGAACGGTAAGGGTTGGTGTCTGGAATGCTTTTAGGAAGAGCTAAAGCCTCGATGATCTTGTTGTAGTCGAGTATTCTCTCATAAACTTTGGCATCTCCAGCTGGAGGAAGAACCAGGTGAAAGGTCAAAAagagtgtgtttctgttttctatgTTCCTGATGACGACACGTTACTGACTCTCGTCTCCTACTCACATGTAAAGTGGgatgtgatgaagaggaaggaaGTCCCAAAAAAGGTGAAGGTGACTCCGACGGCTCCTTTGGTTTTGATCTGGGAGATGATCCTGGTTGTGACCGTTGCGTGCTCCACCTCTGTGAAGATTTTAGTGAAGTTCTGTTTAAACACAATAACTTCAAATATGTGGTGTGCTGACaataaacaacagttttataACTCTGAATGATGGTCAAATGAAATGCTTTTAGCAGCAAGACAGAATTTAAGTAAAACACGGAACGCATCCTGACACCAAATTATCTAATTTTATGAAGGCGATAAAATCTAATTAGGACAATTGATAAGATACAGTAGCACTGACTTATTTGAATTAGCTTCAAGTAATATGTTACAAAACCATTTAAGCTACAAGAAGCTGATTTTTATTATAACTTATTTTAATATTGCATCAAATCTGctccattttccttttttacaatCTGGCAAATCaatcttttatttaatgtagACACACTTTTGCATTAAGTCCTTTCTAACTAAATATCATCTGTTGTGCCTTTATTAGTAATACTTCCTGGGCTGTGGCAGGTGCTCTGGTTGGAGCTTTTCAAAAAGCAggatttgctgtttttctttatatatatgaacaaaatattaaacatttctgaGGTTTCTTGTCTGAAAAAGTGAAACATAACAGCTAATATCAGAATAAAGAGGTAATTGTCAGGAAGAAGAACTGAAATTCAGCATTGTCGAGCTGCAGGTGTCTTTTAGATCAGTCTCAGTTATTTGTGTGAACATCAGTGCATCCGGACCACACAGTTCTAATAACAATGGACAAATGGATCCTTTACGTGACGCGGAACAGACCTGAACAGAACCATATGAGGTCTCTCCTAATGAATACAGTGAGGTACAAAACACCATGAGATGCTGTGTATAGCATCACATAGTGAGGTCCCAGAGTCTCCTGAAGACAGATCTCCCAGTCCcgtctgcagacacacagacacaaacatgctgATGTAACGGAGCTCACAACAATCTGTGTCATAAATCACAAAGCTTCTCTTTAAGACAAACCCAACTTGTCGGGGCAGCCTTCCTGAACCCCAATGATATAAAAGTCTTGTGCAAATTCAGAGTCTGTAGGAAGGAGGAGATCGTTCAAGTTGGCCGAATGGAACTGAAAAAGGACAGAAGCTGGGTTATAAGTCAGCGGTTGCCTGGGCGTGGTGTGCGGGGTGATGCAGATCCAGGGCTTCCTCCTACCTTTCCCCCTTGCATGTTCCATGTGACGACGTAGACGCCGACCCTCCTGTCGGGAAAATAGCGGTCCAGCTCGTCAGCCCCAAGCAAGGCACCACTTCCCAGCATGCTGCCCTCCAGGAAGCTCCTGGAAGAGAAACATTGAAAAGCAAAATCagtacttttttccccctagtTCTGTCTGCAGGATGCAGAGAAGGTAAACACAAAGCTCCTATCttagaaaaggacaaaacaaatccaaaagtTGCTGGCTATAGATAAATTGAGCAGAAAGACTGTAGACTATGACCCATTTTGATCAACCTCATGTCAAAGAATACCCCGAACAAGCATTTTCTCTGATCCAGCACTAATCCCCTTCAACTCCTCTTCCTTTAAAGATGGGAGCACAAAGAGAACAAGCGGTATTTGGGCCTAAGGTATTGGTCTAAAGAAATCAGTATTTAGGCTTTTTTCAAAGCACCTTTTCTTGACCTTGGtggcaaaaaaacaagttcaaggGAAGAAGGAGAAATGTGTAAGAACTAAGGAAAACATAACCGAGTTGGATcgaaaataaaactacaaataatcCAAACTCTGGTGCGAGTCTGCAGTTGTGAAACTAAgattgtttaataaacaaagtcaacaaaaagtgcattaactgcttcatttaaatgttcttaAAGTATTGATTTACAGATGTTACAATTATCATAttgttattatattattatatcaTATATTTTCTAAACTCTCCTTTCCCTTTCCGTacttatccagacctggaaaatactCAAATCAAATTccatcatttttaaagctgtgtagGAACCCTGATCTTAGCTTCTTCACCCTTTCATGCAGCATTTCTTATGTTAAAAGGGACAATAATATAAACACCACAGCTcctttcctttgtgtttttaagaattCGGTCAGCTCCTGACCTCTAACCATGTCTGCCTGTTAAATACTTCCTCGTAATTAAACTGTGATTACCTTTCATAAGATAAAACTCTCGCAGCCACCTTTCAACCAAGCTCTAAATTCTAATAAGCTCTACCTGGAAAGCAGAACTAGCACCAAAGACAATTTTAGTGGGTTTGAGACACAACAACTAATGTTTATACACAGCACACATTAAGGATAAGACAGGCGAAATCAAAATTTTCTTGAACTTATCCtgatttttgcaaataaaagacATGCTTCTGTATGAATATTATATTATTACTGTTGCACTGATGCTAAATCTATAGCCTTAAATATTATTGGAATCTACACCAGGAAGAATAAGCAACACAAAAGGACCTTAATATCCAACCTGAGGATCCTTTAAGTCCATCATTTACTCGATCTGTTaagtttgtttacctgtttctcACATCCTGGGGTCTGATGGGACTAAGGACGCTGTAGATGGACTTTATGGAGTTCACAGAGGAACTGTCCCCCATTGTCTCCAGAAGCCGGCTGTCGCTCATGTTCCTGTGGATTCTCTCTCCACCCTTCTCTTTGGCTATAACGGCATAATCCGAGCAATCCTTATCAATCCTATTAGCTGCCCTTAAAGGGGTTGACACAAAGTTCTTGTCCAAAGCAGGAAGAGGCCCCGTGGGCTGCACCGGGGACAGACGTACCTTGGCGGACCTACCCAGGTGGTCTTCCAGGACACTCTGCTGGCTGCGTGGCCTCCTTTCATACTCCGACAGACTGCTCTTCCTGTCCTGAAAGACTGGAGATTCTGATGTGGTCACAGAGTGAGGTCTCACATCGGAGTCCTGCTCATTCCTGACCGTATCAACGTCGCTGAGGACACTTTGGTCTTCTTTAAGAGAGTCTGTGGAGGAGCCAGTTTCAGCTCTGTCGCTCAGGCTCTCCTGGCTGTTTCTTAACCTCCTGGCTCTTGACGTTGCCTCCAACGAAACACTTCTTTTCCCGAACTTTGACAGTCTGGGTCCCACGGGGGGCCGAGGCAAGTGTGCAGCGACCTCGCCTCCTGAAATTCCGGCAGCAAACACAAGGTCATCATTGTGCTTCTTGGAGGATTTCTCATCCGCTAAGAAGGTTTTGGTCTCCCTGCTGTCAGCGCCACCACAGTCTCCTTTATCAGGAAGCTTGCAGGGCTGATACAGGGTGCAGTCCTCTCCATTCTCAGCCATCCTCTCCTCATTTCTGAAACCTGAAGTCAGCTGGATAAAGCTCTCTCATTGCAAAACACCTGCATTTATATATaacataaaatactttaaaccaCACAAACATAAAGCATGTATTTTAACTGGATGATGTTGTTATCACCAGCTGTACATACAACAGGggaaatattacttttttatattttttaaacggTTATTATTACTGTTAGCAAGAAACGAAGAAGGATGATAGCCGTTTTATTGTATCACTGtctcaaaattattattttaaacatatatttgtgtgtgtttcagctacCGAACATTTGATTTCGCCATGTTGGCTCAAACAGCTCGTATATAGTTGGGAAAGCTAAATACTAATGCTAACAACATAGCGGCTTTATAAAACCCGTACAGCTAGCTGAGCTAACCAACGTTCAAACCGGACGTTTTTCCCTCCAGTCGTTTAGTTTAACAGGCAACGTTGgtggttttaattttcttaactCAATAATTATTTCACTATTATTATGCATATTTACCTCCAGTGAAATATTAGCCCCGGAGcgcttgttttaaaattagctCCGCGACTTCCTTAGCAACGTTTaacaacagatttttgttgCCAAGAGAGTCACTCTGAGTTTAGGGTGAGTCACAGCGCCCCCTGTGGCGGGACAAACAAACTACAACCAAACCTGGACTTGATCAGCcagttatataaaaaatatcaataaataaataaagacagtgCCTTAGTTTTGTTGTTCTCGTTGTTGTTTACCTAATGTTAAATGTGTTAGATGAGATGtggctttcctttttttaatataagtaaaaatacttttactgGATGGTGAAAGTATTCGATTGATAAAAAGGTCATGCACTTAATGCTTATCTGATTTAAAAGCTTGTATTTTCATAAAACTATTCTGTAActattaaaagtattaaaaccTACTTACTACAAAAAAAACTCTGATAACAGTAGTCATAATAATTCGAAATGTgcaatagtagtagtagtagtagaatACTGTATGCCAATAGATTTTAATTACTCATACATTGATGTAAAAGAAGGATTTTACTGTTGCATTAAGTTAAAGTGACACTCATTAAATTATTTGGTATTCTACTAATATTGACATGTTTccttattaaattattaattagttgattgattgattcactcatttattcattGCAATCACTTTTAAACTGATTACTTAACttgtaaaattattttggtGCCTTAATTctgaacaaacatgttttatacaGTTCAGTAACTCTGTTATTAGTTATAAATGTTTTGCCAAGTGATGtaaagcagaaataaagtttCTACCTGAGATGTTTTGGAGTATTTAAGTAGAAAGTTCTcccaaaatcaaacaaaatctcTATAAAAAGTACAAGCCCACCTTAAACTTATACTTAAATACAACACTTTATCACTTTTTTCAGAATATCATTAAGACTTTATTAGAACactttttatgaaacaaaaagtcttaAATTGGTTCAAGTTTAACTTCTTCTATGTGATGATTGTctaatttacctttaaaaca is a genomic window containing:
- the inpp5e gene encoding phosphatidylinositol polyphosphate 5-phosphatase type IV isoform X3 is translated as MSDSRLLETMGDSSSVNSIKSIYSVLSPIRPQDVRNRSFLEGSMLGSGALLGADELDRYFPDRRVGVYVVTWNMQGGKFHSANLNDLLLPTDSEFAQDFYIIGVQEGCPDKRDWEICLQETLGPHYVMLYTASHGVLYLTVFIRRDLIWFCSEVEHATVTTRIISQIKTKGAVGVTFTFFGTSFLFITSHFTSGDAKVYERILDYNKIIEALALPKSIPDTNPYRSSPSDATTKFDQVFWFGDFNFRLSKDRAGVESIMKQAAGGDVSLLLDHDQLSKEMKDGSIFKGFQEPPIHFFPTYKFDIGCDTYDTTSKQRTPSYTDRILFRSRQANDITVLKYNSCSSVKTSDHRPVIAVFQVKLRPGRDNIPLCGGLFDRSLYLEGIKRRMTIRELKRKEAMKNQSSSTVCSIS
- the inpp5e gene encoding phosphatidylinositol polyphosphate 5-phosphatase type IV isoform X2, with product MAENGEDCTLYQPCKLPDKGDCGGADSRETKTFLADEKSSKKHNDDLVFAAGISGGEVAAHLPRPPVGPRLSKFGKRSVSLEATSRARRLRNSQESLSDRAETGSSTDSLKEDQSVLSDVDTVRNEQDSDVRPHSVTTSESPVFQDRKSSLSEYERRPRSQQSVLEDHLGRSAKVRLSPVQPTGPLPALDKNFVSTPLRAANRIDKDCSDYAVIAKEKGGERIHRNMSDSRLLETMGDSSSVNSIKSIYSVLSPIRPQDVRNRSFLEGSMLGSGALLGADELDRYFPDRRVGVYVVTWNMQGGKFHSANLNDLLLPTDSEFAQDFYIIGVQEGCPDKRDWEICLQETLGPHYVMLYTASHGVLYLTVFIRRDLIWFCSEVEHATVTTRIISQIKTKGAVGVTFTFFGTSFLFITSHFTSGDAKVYERILDYNKIIEALALPKSIPDTNPYRSSPSDATTKFDQVFWFGDFNFRLSKDRAGVESIMKQAAGGDVSLLLDHDQLSKEMKDGSIFKGFQEPPIHFFPTYKFDIGCDTYDTTSKQRTPSYTTGQDPVQEQAGQRHHSAEIQQLLERQDFRPPPRHRRLPG
- the inpp5e gene encoding phosphatidylinositol polyphosphate 5-phosphatase type IV isoform X1; this translates as MAENGEDCTLYQPCKLPDKGDCGGADSRETKTFLADEKSSKKHNDDLVFAAGISGGEVAAHLPRPPVGPRLSKFGKRSVSLEATSRARRLRNSQESLSDRAETGSSTDSLKEDQSVLSDVDTVRNEQDSDVRPHSVTTSESPVFQDRKSSLSEYERRPRSQQSVLEDHLGRSAKVRLSPVQPTGPLPALDKNFVSTPLRAANRIDKDCSDYAVIAKEKGGERIHRNMSDSRLLETMGDSSSVNSIKSIYSVLSPIRPQDVRNRSFLEGSMLGSGALLGADELDRYFPDRRVGVYVVTWNMQGGKFHSANLNDLLLPTDSEFAQDFYIIGVQEGCPDKRDWEICLQETLGPHYVMLYTASHGVLYLTVFIRRDLIWFCSEVEHATVTTRIISQIKTKGAVGVTFTFFGTSFLFITSHFTSGDAKVYERILDYNKIIEALALPKSIPDTNPYRSSPSDATTKFDQVFWFGDFNFRLSKDRAGVESIMKQAAGGDVSLLLDHDQLSKEMKDGSIFKGFQEPPIHFFPTYKFDIGCDTYDTTSKQRTPSYTDRILFRSRQANDITVLKYNSCSSVKTSDHRPVIAVFQVKLRPGRDNIPLCGGLFDRSLYLEGIKRRMTIRELKRKEAMKNQSSSTVCSIS